In the genome of Terribacillus sp. FSL K6-0262, one region contains:
- a CDS encoding methyl-accepting chemotaxis protein, which yields MRIKTKLLGITSILIFSLLLIGGSSIFINHSITEKNDILKDKMEFQNKIKHVQYRLAGLSNDGRGFIITGNQEFADGMEEKADDVFSTLDELESLVHNQDYMTNVNDIRDNFTDFWSMNQEVVSRSASDPEAAQSLHLGEERKLRKEVLDPSVNELVDQLNDDVDGLEKEIDRYGQISQWSIILVTMLSIILGIVLSILLLKSILVPLRSLNRQLEDIAEGDADLTQQVMVRSKDEFGQLADSFNAFVRSLAGIIKQISSSSQQVAAASEELSASSEQSRATSDQISQSMQGIALTSTEQSAMTEKSAQSITEILKSLSNVADNTNNIAEHSSYMKDKAEAGASSVNMMSEQMTLIDQSVREAGDGLETLVKSTTEISNISSLITDISEQTNLLALNAAIEAARAGEQGKGFAVVAEEVRKLADETNQSAGTIKQLVSAIETDSKETVNNITNVQHNVDTGMNHAQETQEQFNEIVGLVEQVTAEIQEMAAATQQLTASVEGIQHTISTLETGAQETSSSSQAIASATQEQLSSMEDISNAAVSLSDLAEELQVIVNRFKY from the coding sequence AACCACTCCATTACCGAGAAGAATGATATCTTAAAGGATAAAATGGAATTTCAAAACAAAATAAAACATGTTCAATACAGGCTGGCCGGGCTGTCGAATGATGGAAGAGGATTCATCATTACCGGGAATCAAGAATTTGCTGACGGAATGGAAGAGAAGGCTGATGACGTCTTCTCCACGCTGGATGAATTGGAATCACTGGTACATAATCAGGATTATATGACGAACGTGAATGATATCCGCGATAATTTCACTGATTTCTGGAGCATGAATCAAGAAGTGGTATCCCGGTCCGCCTCTGATCCGGAAGCAGCACAATCACTTCACTTGGGCGAGGAAAGGAAATTACGGAAGGAAGTATTGGATCCATCCGTGAATGAATTGGTCGATCAATTGAATGATGATGTAGACGGCTTGGAAAAAGAGATCGATAGGTATGGACAGATAAGTCAATGGTCCATTATCTTGGTAACCATGCTTTCTATCATTTTGGGGATCGTTTTGAGCATCCTCCTTTTAAAATCCATCCTGGTGCCGCTGAGAAGCTTGAATAGGCAGCTGGAGGATATTGCCGAGGGAGATGCGGACCTGACGCAACAAGTCATGGTAAGAAGCAAGGATGAATTTGGCCAGCTTGCCGACTCCTTCAATGCTTTCGTCAGGTCCCTGGCAGGTATCATAAAACAGATAAGCAGTTCATCCCAGCAGGTTGCAGCCGCTTCAGAGGAATTATCGGCAAGCTCCGAACAGTCAAGAGCTACATCCGATCAGATATCCCAGTCGATGCAGGGAATCGCCCTGACGAGTACCGAACAAAGTGCAATGACAGAAAAAAGCGCACAATCGATAACAGAAATATTAAAGAGCCTCTCCAATGTGGCTGATAATACAAACAACATTGCGGAACATTCCTCTTATATGAAAGATAAGGCGGAAGCTGGTGCCTCCTCCGTGAATATGATGTCAGAACAAATGACGCTGATTGATCAATCTGTCCGGGAGGCTGGTGACGGATTAGAGACATTGGTGAAAAGCACAACGGAAATAAGCAATATCTCTTCCCTTATCACCGATATCTCCGAGCAAACCAATCTCCTGGCATTGAATGCAGCCATTGAAGCTGCCCGGGCCGGGGAACAAGGAAAAGGCTTTGCTGTCGTAGCGGAAGAAGTCCGCAAGCTCGCTGATGAAACCAATCAATCTGCCGGCACGATCAAGCAATTGGTCTCTGCAATAGAAACAGACTCGAAAGAAACGGTAAACAATATCACGAACGTCCAGCACAACGTGGATACAGGCATGAATCATGCCCAGGAAACCCAGGAGCAGTTTAACGAAATAGTAGGCCTTGTGGAACAAGTGACCGCCGAAATACAGGAGATGGCAGCTGCCACCCAGCAACTGACCGCGAGTGTGGAAGGCATACAGCATACCATTTCGACACTTGAAACAGGAGCCCAGGAAACATCCTCCAGCTCCCAGGCAATTGCCTCGGCAACCCAGGAACAGTTAAGTTCCATGGAAGATATTTCGAACGCCGCTGTTTCTCTTTCGGATTTGGCCGAAGAGCTGCAGGTGATTGTTAATCGGTTTAAATATTGA